In Carya illinoinensis cultivar Pawnee chromosome 16, C.illinoinensisPawnee_v1, whole genome shotgun sequence, a single window of DNA contains:
- the LOC122298939 gene encoding uncharacterized mitochondrial protein AtMg00810-like — protein MVITSSHQFAIDHLVAALGRAFPVKDIGALSLFLGIEVDHTSIGLIISHRKYIKQLLTKSKMLYAKPIMSPMAVNLKLSKFDSPNFEDPTLYRSIVGGLQCLSTLIGLQSSVYYAISRQLSTMAY, from the coding sequence ATggtcatcacttcttcacatcAATTTGCCATTGATCATCTCGTAGCAGCCTTGGGACGAGCCTTTCCAGTCAAAGACATAGGtgctctttctctttttcttggcATTGAAGTTGATCATACTAGCATTGGTTTAATTATTTCCCATCGGAAGTACATTAAGCAACTTCTCACCAAAAGCAAGATGCTCTATGCAAAGCCAATCATGTCTCCCATGGCAGTCAATCTCAAGCTCTCTAAATTTGACTCACCTAATTTTGAAGATCCCACTCTTTATCGAAGTATTGTCGGGGGGCTCCAATGCTTGTCCACTCTTATTGGACTGCAGTCAAGCGTATACTATGCTATCTCAAGGCAACTATCAACCATGGCCTACTGA